GTCTTGGGGTTGGTCGCACCGACGGTGAACCCGATGCGCACCGGGTGGCCGCGGCGCACCGGGGCGCCCGCGTCCATCGCCCGCCGGGCGTCGCCGCGGTGCCGGATCGCCTGCACGCCGAGCCAGATGACGTACGCCGCGCCGGCCACCTTGACGGCGGTGTAGGCCGTCGCGCTGGCGGCGACCACGGCGCCGAGGCCGACGGCCACGAGCACCACTTGGGCCACGAGCCCGAGCGCGTTGCCGACCACCGACAGGAGCGCCTCGCGGCGACCGACCGTCAGCGCGCGGCCGATGGTGAACAGCAGGCTCGGGCCCGGGACCTGGATGAACAGGATCGAGGCGACGAGGAAGGCGACCCACTGGCTGGACGACGGCATGGTCCCAGTGTGGCGCCCCGCCGCAGCCCGTGTCGCACCGTTTCGCGCCACGCAAAGGCGTTGCCCGGGCGCGCCGGGGTCTGGGAGACTCCGGCGCAGGGCGCCGTCCAACGCCCAGCCGACCGCGTGGCCCCAGTCCGCGCGAGGTGGCGAAGGGGAGCGGATCCTCGGGCGGTGGAGGTCCAGACCACGTCGTTCACGCCTGCTGCAGCGGCGCACTGGGGGCGCAGCGCAGTCGAAGGTGATGACGATGACCAAGGACAGTGACTTCAAACAGGTCGTGCGGGCCCGGATGGCCGAGACCGGTGAGGGCTACGCCGCCGCCCGCGCGGCGCTCGAGGCGACGCCGCCGCCCCGCGACCCGGCGTACGACCCGGCGTACGAGGCGGCGCGCGCCGAGCAGGAGCGCCTGGTCGGGCGGCTGTTCACCGCCGGGCGCATCGAGCGCGTGCCGGCCAGGCGCAAGGTCCGCGTGGCCGTGCTGCTCGAGGTGCTGGCACGGTTCGAGCCGGGGCGGGACTACTCCGAGCCCGAGGTCAACGAGGTGCTGCTCGCGGTGCACGAGGACTTCGCCTACCTGCGCCGCGAGCTGGTGAACTACCACTACCTGCAGCGGGAGTCGGGTCGCTACCGCACGGTCGGCGCGGCGCCGGTGCGGTCGGTCGTCGAGCAGCAGGAGATCCCAGCCTGGGAGGCGCACTGGCTGCCGGGCTTCCTTGCCGGGCGCTGACGCGGCAGGCTGGGCCCATGACCAGTGGCAGCCCAGAAGGCATCGATCCCGCAGTGGCACCGTCCGGCCCCGGGTGCGTGGAGTGCGACGCGGACGGCGGCTGGTGGGTGCATCTGCGCCGCTGCGCGCAGTGCGGCCACGTCGGGTGCTGCGACAGCAGCCCGGCACAGCACGCGACCGCGCACCACGAGGCGACCGGTCACCCGGTGATGCAGAGCTACGAGCCCGGTGAGGACTGGTTCTGGGACTTCACGCGCTCGATCGGTGTGACCGGTCCCCGCCTGGCCGACCCGCAGAGCCACCCCGACGACCAGCCGGCCCCCGGTCCGGCCGGCCGGGTGCCGGAGGACTGGCGGGAGCACATCCACTGACGCTGCCCCCCAGCAGCCGTTGGCAGCTCAGCACCGTGGCCCCCCGTGGGCCGCGGTGCTGACGACGTCGGTGCCCGCAGGCATGCCTGTGTCCATGGTTCTCCACTTCGAGCGGCACCCCGGCGCATCCCCACGCGCCGAGAGCGAGTACCGCTGCTTCCGTGGAGGCTAACCAGGTCGCCGACGGAAACGACAGTGGGATGACGCGATCTACGGGAAACCCACGGGATAGCGGGCGGCCGGTCCCGGCATCGGTCTGGACCAGTGCCCCGCCCGGGCGGGTGCTCGCGTGGGTGAGGCGCGCGTCGCCTGCGCCGTGCGATGCTTCCGCGCATGCGTCGTACGCCGCGCGGCCGCCGCGCTCGTGAGGACCGCACCGTGCCGCAGGTGGTCGCTCACCGCGGCAGCAGCCACGACGCCGCCGAGCACACGCTCGCGGCCTACGTCCGGGCCCTCGACGAGGGGGCCGAGGGCCTCGAGTGCGACGTCCGGCTCACCGCCGACGGGCACCTCGTCTGCGTGCACGACCGCGACCTCCGCCGTACGGCGTCCACCGCCGGACTGGTGTCCACGATGAACCTGGCCGAGCTGGACGAGCTCGACTTCTCGTCGTGGAAGAGCCCGTGGTCGGCCCTCGACGACGAGGCCCCCGACCGCGACCCCGAGGACGGCAAGGTGCTCACGCTGCGCAAGCTGCTCGAGACCGTCGCCGACTACGACCGGCGCGTCGACCTGGCGATCGAGACCAAGCACCCGACGCGCTTCGGCGGCCTGGTCGAGCGGCGGCTGGTGGAGACGCTCAGCGACTTCGGGTGGGACGGACCCGGGTCGCCGGCCCGGGTGATGAGCTTCTCTCTCAACGCCGTCACGCGCGTGCGCCGGCTCGCCCCCGACCTCGAGGTCGTGCTGCTCGTCGACAAGGCACACCACTGGCCGGTGCTCCGGCCGGTCGCCGGCGCCGACTGGGTGATCGGTCCAGGCATCCAGGCGCTGCGCGACCACCCCGGCCTCGGCAAGCACCTGGTCAAGGAGGGCCGGGAGATCCACGTGTGGACCGTTAACACCGCTGACGAGCTGCAGGTGTGCCTCGACCTCGGCGTCACCGCCGTCATCAGCGACCGGCCGGCCTACATGCTGGAGCTGCTCGGCGGATAGGTTGCCGGGTATGGCCAAGAAGTCCCGCAACCGCACCCCGTCCGCCGCCACCGCTCCCGGCGAGGTCGGCCCCCGTCAGCCCTGCCCCTGCGGGTCGGGCAAGCGCTACAAGGCCTGCCACGGTGCCGCCGGTGGCGCCGCGCCGACCTTCGTGGCCCGGCCCTTCGAGGGCATGCCGGGCG
This genomic stretch from Nocardioides renjunii harbors:
- a CDS encoding LysE family translocator yields the protein MPSSSQWVAFLVASILFIQVPGPSLLFTIGRALTVGRREALLSVVGNALGLVAQVVLVAVGLGAVVAASATAYTAVKVAGAAYVIWLGVQAIRHRGDARRAMDAGAPVRRGHPVRIGFTVGATNPKTVVFFVAFLPQFTDPAGPVALQTMLLGLVFGVLAVASDSAWAVAAGTARTWFARRPTRLDALSATGGTMMIGLGATMLASE
- a CDS encoding DUF2087 domain-containing protein, encoding MTKDSDFKQVVRARMAETGEGYAAARAALEATPPPRDPAYDPAYEAARAEQERLVGRLFTAGRIERVPARRKVRVAVLLEVLARFEPGRDYSEPEVNEVLLAVHEDFAYLRRELVNYHYLQRESGRYRTVGAAPVRSVVEQQEIPAWEAHWLPGFLAGR
- a CDS encoding UBP-type zinc finger domain-containing protein; this encodes MTSGSPEGIDPAVAPSGPGCVECDADGGWWVHLRRCAQCGHVGCCDSSPAQHATAHHEATGHPVMQSYEPGEDWFWDFTRSIGVTGPRLADPQSHPDDQPAPGPAGRVPEDWREHIH
- a CDS encoding glycerophosphodiester phosphodiesterase family protein; amino-acid sequence: MRRTPRGRRAREDRTVPQVVAHRGSSHDAAEHTLAAYVRALDEGAEGLECDVRLTADGHLVCVHDRDLRRTASTAGLVSTMNLAELDELDFSSWKSPWSALDDEAPDRDPEDGKVLTLRKLLETVADYDRRVDLAIETKHPTRFGGLVERRLVETLSDFGWDGPGSPARVMSFSLNAVTRVRRLAPDLEVVLLVDKAHHWPVLRPVAGADWVIGPGIQALRDHPGLGKHLVKEGREIHVWTVNTADELQVCLDLGVTAVISDRPAYMLELLGG